The Verrucomicrobiota bacterium JB022 genome contains a region encoding:
- the pdxH gene encoding pyridoxamine 5'-phosphate oxidase encodes MAKDLHDMRQEYGAYSLERQDLSDQPLPFFRQWLEQAEAAGLLEPNAMTVATVDADGQPYTRTVLLKELDERGLVFYTNLGSRKADQLAHNPRVSLLFTWLPLQRQVSINGTAEVLSRGEVMKYFIKRPLGSRLGAWASPQSKVISSRSLLEGKLAELKAKFAQGEVPLPDFWGGYRVVPQSFEFWQGGAHRLHDRFLYQREDGGNWAISRLAP; translated from the coding sequence ATGGCCAAGGATCTGCACGACATGCGGCAAGAATACGGCGCCTACTCTCTGGAGCGCCAAGACCTGAGCGACCAGCCCCTGCCCTTTTTCCGGCAATGGCTCGAACAGGCGGAAGCGGCCGGGCTGCTCGAGCCCAATGCGATGACCGTCGCCACCGTCGACGCCGACGGCCAGCCCTACACCCGCACGGTGCTCCTCAAAGAACTCGATGAGCGCGGCCTCGTCTTTTACACCAACCTCGGCAGCCGCAAGGCCGACCAGCTGGCGCACAACCCCCGCGTCTCCCTGCTCTTCACCTGGCTGCCCCTGCAGCGCCAGGTCAGCATCAACGGCACGGCGGAAGTCCTCAGCCGCGGCGAAGTGATGAAGTATTTCATCAAGCGCCCGCTCGGCAGCCGCCTTGGCGCCTGGGCCAGCCCGCAAAGCAAGGTCATCAGCTCCCGCAGCCTGCTCGAAGGCAAGCTGGCCGAGCTGAAGGCCAAATTTGCCCAAGGCGAAGTGCCCCTGCCCGACTTCTGGGGCGGGTACCGCGTGGTGCCCCAGAGCTTCGAATTCTGGCAAGGCGGCGCCCACCGCCTGCACGACCGCTTCCTCTATCAACGTGAGGATGGGGGCAACTGGGCCATCTCCCGTTTGGCACCTTGA
- a CDS encoding histidinol-phosphatase, which translates to MHTPLCGHARGTPQEFIERAQAQQLNLLTFTCHIPMENRKFGGSGIRMRRDQLPEYLKWVDQARELGAERGIKVLTGIEAEVFPDAGEMNQMDEVLQSYPFDFILGSLHHHLPAYRDWLNDRGKKFDEEIIPTYFAHLSVGALSGRYHSLSHPDVIRLYGTLRGTFLPQLFEKDIRQFLETVKRADVCLEVNTSGLIKGDYVVHPDPIIMTWAAELGIPFTIGSDSHAPEQLGQHFDEVVELLRSKGIHHLHYFEDGQRIAMPLESWTPLPTSPDA; encoded by the coding sequence ATGCACACCCCGCTCTGCGGGCACGCGCGCGGGACGCCCCAGGAATTCATCGAACGGGCGCAGGCCCAGCAGCTCAACCTGCTCACCTTCACCTGCCACATCCCGATGGAGAACCGCAAGTTTGGGGGCAGCGGCATCCGCATGCGCCGCGACCAGCTGCCGGAATACCTCAAGTGGGTCGACCAGGCCCGCGAGCTGGGCGCCGAGCGCGGCATCAAGGTGTTGACCGGGATCGAAGCCGAAGTCTTTCCCGACGCCGGAGAAATGAACCAGATGGACGAGGTGCTGCAAAGCTACCCCTTCGACTTCATCCTCGGCTCCCTCCACCACCACCTGCCCGCCTACCGCGACTGGCTCAACGACAGGGGCAAGAAGTTCGACGAGGAGATCATCCCCACCTACTTCGCCCACCTCTCCGTCGGAGCGCTCAGCGGGCGCTACCACAGCCTCTCGCACCCCGACGTCATCCGCCTCTACGGCACGCTGCGCGGCACCTTCCTGCCCCAGCTCTTCGAAAAAGACATCCGCCAGTTTCTGGAGACGGTGAAGCGCGCCGACGTGTGCCTCGAAGTCAACACCAGTGGCCTGATCAAGGGCGACTACGTCGTCCACCCCGACCCCATCATCATGACCTGGGCGGCCGAGCTGGGCATCCCCTTTACCATCGGTTCCGACTCGCACGCGCCGGAGCAACTGGGCCAGCACTTCGATGAAGTCGTCGAGCTGCTGCGGAGCAAGGGTATCCACCACCTGCACTACTTCGAAGACGGCCAGCGCATCGCCATGCCGCTCGAATCCTGGACACCCCTCCCCACCTCCCCCGACGCATGA